From Alligator mississippiensis isolate rAllMis1 chromosome 1, rAllMis1, whole genome shotgun sequence:
GGACCTACAAAATGGTAACTTTCTGAGCACAAAGACACCAGGCATCACAACGAAGATGCATCTGCCCAGAATGGCCAAGCCTATCTTGGCTATTCTGCTGCTGGTCAGGATGGAGGCATATCGCAGAGGGTGGCAGATGGCCATGTAGCGGTCAAAGGCCATGGCCAGCAGCACCGAGGACTCCAAGAAGGAAAATGtatgaataaaataaaactgagTGAAGCAGGCACCAGCACTGATTTCTCTGGAGTTCAGCCAGAGGATGCTCAGCACCGTTGGCATCGTACATAGGGACAAGCCCAGGTCGGCGAGggccagcatggagaggaagTAGTACATGGGCTCATGCAAGCCGGGGTCCATCTTGATGATGAAGAGAATTGTGCAGTTCCCTACAAGGGCCATGAGGTAAATGGAAGAGAAGGGCATGATCTGCCAGAGGTGCCCAGCGTCCAGCCCTGGGACGCCTGCCAGGATGAAGGTCAAACATGTGAAGTTGGTGTTGCTGTTTTGACATCCAAGGGTTATGCAGCCAGTcaactgaccagtcaaatattgtcaagaGAGCAAGAACAACACAAAGGAACTCTCTCGGTCCTGCCAGCGGTCCCGTGCACCtggcacacatgcaaacatacaTATGAACATGTTTatacatgcaaacacatgtaTGCAAACAGGGCCGACTAGtggacatgcatgcatgcacccccccaccacacacacacacgtgtatacagTGTGCA
This genomic window contains:
- the LOC132249608 gene encoding olfactory receptor 51Q1-like, which codes for MHTVYTNTNFTCLTFILAGVPGLDAGHLWQIMPFSSIYLMALVGNCTILFIIKMDPGLHEPMYYFLSMLALADLGLSLCTMPTVLSILWLNSREISAGACFTQFYFIHTFSFLESSVLLAMAFDRYMAICHPLRYASILTSSRIAKIGLAILGRCIFVVMPGVFVLRKLPFCRSHALSLSHCLHQDLMKLVCADIMFNIVYGLSLAILIFMLDSLLIFASYILIFKTILSIASREECLKALNNCLSHIIAVLILYIPMAGVSIVHRFGQHTSPVVHVLMANVYLLVPPVLNPIIYSIKTKQIRQGILRLFSLQRTYGTWPKRSLVTPHR